The Nakamurella antarctica genomic interval GCGCGATCACCTCTTCCAAGCTGAACGGTTTCGCCACGTAATCATCCCCGCCCGCGGTGATACCGGCGATCCGCTCGTCTACCGAATCGCGGGCGGTGAGAAAGAGAACAAGTACAGCGGGATCTATGGCGCGGATCCTGCGCAACACTTCTAAGCCATCAAAATCCGGCAGCATCATGTCCAAGATGACGATATCTGGACGCACCTTCTTGAATTGACGCACCGCTGATTCCCCCGAAGCTGCCCTGGCGCACACCCATCCCTCGCGCGTGAGCACCGCGGATAAAACATCCACGAGATCGGCCTCGTCATCAACGATCAGGACCGTATAGCGGCCGTCAAGAGCTGCTGCTTCGCGAGGAGCAATGGAATCGGTCACCTCCCCAGCATGCCCCGAATTTGGTCATTCTTTCTCTGAGTTTCCTCTGAATGTGCGCTGCCATTGTCGGAGCCAGCACCCAGCGAATGGCTCCGAACTGCGCATATACAGAGAGGCGCAGTTCCGGCGGGCAGGACTCGAACACCGCTGAGAAGGTTCTCAGAGGTTGGATGTGCACTCTTGCTCTCGTCGGTGAGACCGGCTCCGGGTTGGCCCGGTCAGCACAAGGAGAACGCACGTGATCAGCACCACCGCACATCGCACCTCCACCTCCACCCCCACCTCACGCAGCATCACCTCCCGCAGCAGCACCTCACGCAGCAGCACCTCACGCAGCAGCACCTCACGCAGCGAGGCGCCGGGACGCTCACCGCGTCTGCGGCGTCGAATCCAACGACAGGGTGACCTCCTCGGCATATCGGGGCTCGGCGTTGTTGTTGCCGTCGTTGCCCTGTGGGTGCACAACGGCGGGGTCGCATCATTGGCAGGCACCGGAGGAATCGCCATCGGCATCGGGCGACTCACCGGCCTGGTGGCTTCTGCGATGCTGCTGATCCAAGTTATTCTGATGGCCCGAATCCCTTGGGTCGAACGGGTGTGGGGCCAAGATCGTCTTGCACGTCGTCATCGGTGGGTGGGGTTCTCCTCATTCACGCTGATGCTGGCTCACATCGCGCTCATCGCGATCGGATACGCCCAGGTTGCCCATGCCAACGTGCTCGGTGAGACTTGGAATCTCGTGATCAACTATCCGGGGATGTTGATCGCGACGGCCGGCACCTTGGCACTGGTCATGGTGGCGGGCACGTCGCTCAGGGCGGCCCGCCGGCGTCTGCGCTACGAATCCTGGCATTTGCTCCACCTCTACGCCTATCTCGGTGTCGGATTGGCGCTGCCTCATCAGCTGTGGACGGGTGCGGAATTTACCGCCTCACCCCTGACAACTATTTTTTGGTGGGGGCTGTGGGCAGCGTCAGCGGGAGCGATCATCGTCTTCCGAATCACGTTCCCGCTCTACCGCACCCTTCGTCATCGGCTCGTAGTGGAAGCGGTGATCCCCGAAGGTCCCGGCGTCTTCTCCGTCATCATGGCGGGCCACCACCTGGACCGGCTCGAATTGAAGGCCGGTCAATTCTGCCAGTGGCGA includes:
- a CDS encoding ferredoxin reductase family protein — protein: MISTTAHRTSTSTPTSRSITSRSSTSRSSTSRSSTSRSEAPGRSPRLRRRIQRQGDLLGISGLGVVVAVVALWVHNGGVASLAGTGGIAIGIGRLTGLVASAMLLIQVILMARIPWVERVWGQDRLARRHRWVGFSSFTLMLAHIALIAIGYAQVAHANVLGETWNLVINYPGMLIATAGTLALVMVAGTSLRAARRRLRYESWHLLHLYAYLGVGLALPHQLWTGAEFTASPLTTIFWWGLWAASAGAIIVFRITFPLYRTLRHRLVVEAVIPEGPGVFSVIMAGHHLDRLELKAGQFCQWRFLGGAGATRAHPFSISAPPTQHRIRITAKALGEGSARLACLRPGTRVAFEGPYGAMTAEVRRRRDALMICAGIGITPMRALAEHITAERPSADVDCVRAPAVTILHRVRSPQDLTFNAEFRKLAKTRNITVIPLVGRRGPENSIFPGPEPHDAARALRELVPDVQNREIYLCGPKDFMAQSRSLLASAGVDPLFVHAEEFSW
- a CDS encoding response regulator transcription factor, translated to MTDSIAPREAAALDGRYTVLIVDDEADLVDVLSAVLTREGWVCARAASGESAVRQFKKVRPDIVILDMMLPDFDGLEVLRRIRAIDPAVLVLFLTARDSVDERIAGITAGGDDYVAKPFSLEEVIARLRGLMRRLSRPALETAGTPRSGLAYADVTMDEDARLVHRGGDVIALTTTEFELLRYLLRNPERVLSKSQILDRVWQYDFGGQAHVVELYISYLRKKLDNGRAPLIQTVRGLGYMLRSST